The nucleotide sequence TCACCTTTTCAAAATTCTAGGACGTGACGAAGTTACCCGTGGTTTCAAATTTCTTACCAGGTTAAAAAGGAACGTAGCCAGCCCAAAATCTATGGACTAATGAAACACAGTAACAGTGGGAAAAGCCCAGGCTCCGTTTTCGCCACCTTACACAGATGTACGTGTTTCCTGAGTACCATGCAAGCCTGGTACGTGTTCCTTTAGTGAGTCCCACCTGTTGCCTAATAACAAGGTTGGAAGCCGTTGATGCTCTTGTATCGCAAGGGGTTCAGACCGGCCCatcggttttttttttccccactaAACCAGGTGATCTATATAACACGTGTACGgatgcacccaataaagtcGGAAAACAAAATGTCCCGGAGCTCCCGAGGCAGCTCCCCGTCCCCTACCCATAGGGTACTACTGGCATGGTTAGCCATATACGTGGCCACCCAATCGATCCGCAGCCCTGTTGGCTTCTCTAAACACAGCTTCGTCTGGACCACCCCTCcatccctcatcatcatccaTATATCGCGGATCAAGGGATGGTCGGCAGCACCGACCCTCTGACCTCCTTGGATCCAACTAATGaccgtagccgagtcaccctccaaaatAACTGATCTAGCTGAGAGCACACGCTGAGCGTGTCGAATACCCGCCCAGGCAGCACTCAGCTCCGCTCCAGGAACCGTGCCGTCAAATAACAGACAGCCCCCCACCGCCACAACCCTAGAGCTCGGGTCCCGAATAACGAAACCTGCTCCACCCTTTGTGCCACCATCCAGCACcgacccatcaaaattgaccttgaggaagcttgggggtgggggctcccaggtgaaaaacaccatgtGAGAAGCTGCCGAGGCAGAAAGGGAACCCCAGATATTCCGAGCTATCAAAAGTCGATCTAAGGAGGAAGCACGACTAATCTCTACCGCCTGCGCCCGGGCGCTCTCTGCCACGAGCCTTGGCGACATGCTCTGCTCACCAAAGGTTCGAGCATTCCTTGCCAGCCATGTCTGGTATGCTGTGCAGGTCGCTCTAACCGCCTCTTGTTGTGTCAACGGGTTGCCCGACCACCAACGGATGGTTCGTAAGAACTGGTCCCCCCGAGACCAACCCTCCCATAGCAGCCCCGCCGCACGCCACGCCGCCCTTGCCCATGTGCACTGAAATAgtgcatggtccaccgactcatcGGCTCTGCATGCCCCGCACTCAGGGGGCATCCTCAAGCCCCATTCGCTCAGTAATGCTCTCGTCGGAAGCCGATCCCAGACGACTTTTCATAAAAACAGTGCGACCCTCGGGTGGAGGCCTAAGCGCCAGACCCAGGCATACTCCGGTCCTGGCTCATGCTCTGGGCATTGTATTTGGCCCAGCCATTTTTGGGCCAAGCATCGTGTGCGATGCACGTGCAAGAGGCACGGAAGAAGACTCCCACTCCGactgggagtcttcttcctccccgatTATGCCGGAGATCCGAAGTTCATCGTGATCCAAAGACCAAATGGATAAGGCCGGTATTATCTATTTAaagacctcctcctcctcgttcgAGTTCACCCGAGATCGAGCCAACGATCCCAAACTCCTCTctcctattcttcttcttctcctctctccctcttccgTGACCTTTCGAAGCTCGTTTTGAGCTGGCAATCGCCGGATTTTTGACGGAAACGCGATGCCCTGTTTCCTCTGTTTTGATCGGCTGACCCTATCTTCCCCTCCATGCACGCCCATTTTCTTACACAATTATCTAACTCTAAATCCTCCAAAATCTTGTCTTTAGTACTTTCAGCAGGCTAGGGTTCTTGTGATCGATGGAAGAAGAATTGTTAGTCCAAACTTTCAAAGTGCAGGGAAGAGACAAGCTTGGCAGGAAGCTTCTCCGCATCGTCGGCAAGCTTTTCCCAGGTTTTCTTCCTTCTACCGAACCAAATTATTTGGATCATTACGACCTTGGATTTTTAATTCTGTTTCATAATTTCTTGCAGCCAAGATAGGAGAGCAGGCAGTGAAGAGGTACCTGGAGGGGAGGATATTTCCAGAGTTGGGTAGTAAACCCTTCTGTGTCGTCTATTTCCACACCGACGTCCGGCGATCGGAGAACTTCCCCGGCATCTCCACCATCCGGTTTATATACGAGGCTATCCCCGCCGCTATCCGGGATAACCTCGAGGCCGTCTATTTCGTCCACCCCGGCCTTTGCTCCCGACTCTTCCTCGCCGCCTTCGGCCGGTTGCTCTTCAGTTCCGAGTGAGGAATAAAGCCACAATTCCTATAACAATCTTCTTTTACCAGCCAGACTAGggtataaagtttttttttctttggatgaTGATAGGTTATATGGGAAGGTGAGGTACGTGAGCCGGGTGGAGTACCTGTGGAAGCGAATGAGGAGGGGAGAGATGGAGGTGCCGGCATTCGTGCAGGAGCATGATGTAGAGCTGGAGGACCGTCCGCTGATGGATTACGGGCTGGAGAGAGATCGTCACTGCAGCAGCTTGCATGATGCTCCGGCCATGGACGTATCCGCGCGGTCCATGTACTCCCTCCGGTGTATTTCATAGAGGGACCTCCCGGATACGTGTTCTTCTTTTGGGTTGTTTTCTACTTCTACATGGAGGTGTTCCTGCTGCTGCTCGCCAGTCTTAAGCTTCTGCTGCAGTCCAAGTACTGCATGCATAATTAATGTTCATGTGTTGTGATGTATGATGCCCGAATAGCTCAAGTACAGTTTCTGGAAGGAGATTGTTTGGACTCTAACATGAAATAAAtggtaaataaataaaatatatgctgTTCTGGCTCATTCATCCATGGGTGAGGTCTGTCCTTGAATCCAGGGTTATCAATTGTGCTACAAGTTTGGTGTATCAAATGTTTGAGCCTGAGCTGGCTAGAGGACATTTTTCCTCTCCTGAGAGAAATCTAGTTTCAAATCCTGGGTGGCAAgcctattatatatatatatatatatatatatatatatatatatatatatatatatatatatatattaaaaactgATTACTATACTAGTTAAAACAAGTAATCAGGTAAAAAACATTTgagattaaaataattattattatgaaaAGGGTTATTTATTAGTGTAGTGAATGTGTTTTTTATGTAAACAAAAAACATAGTGACATTATTTGTTTGCGTTATCATCTAATTAATAGGTAAAAGTTTGTTTTGGTTGGAATgaagattaattttttaaaataatatttaatataagCAAAGGATATAATAATAGAGATTGTTATTCATAGTATATAACAATTGTTATAACAAAATAACGATTTGATTGCggctattatttaaatttttcttgTTAATATATGTAATGTGGACTGACTTCAAAATTATTAAACTAGATATTTAGCCATTATAGTGTTGGAGTAGTCATTATATTTAGCAAATGCTCTCTCTCTAACGTTCAAGCAAGCTTATTTCATCTTGGGCGGAACTCCAGCACTTCAAAGACAACTTATTTAAGAGAATTTAGCAAGAACTTAAGGTTTTAATATaacatttaataaatataaaagtataaataataaaaaataatatattaaaatatcaatataaatataaaaaatataatatttgtaaatatttctatttaacattcaatacaatatttatttttttgtggtGATCGAGCCTAGTTCCTATAAGTATGCAGCGATTGCTGTGGCTTCCGACGTGCAATCTCAAATCGGGAGCGTGACAATTACTTTCAATCTTTATCGTCATTTTTGGAGCTTATGGTTTAGTCTCATTATTATTAGATTAGTCCTATTGGCTGtgctattattttatattttttactttGGTGCTTTGGAGATCTGATTTCCATATTCAAGGTGGTATCTTTTAGTGTACATGTGGAAGTTCGACGGAGCTCCATTCTCGATCTCGTGTAATATTTACAGTAATATTTTTTGCGTATCCCTTGTGCATAGCTTTATAAATAGAgccaatcttttttctttttcttctcattaCATGTTGACGCTCAATCCAGGGGAACACCCTTTTCGGACTTCCCGAGAAATACGTCCGTCAGCACCGTCGTCGACCGCAGCGACGCCTTCAGCAGGTCCAGCCCCTACCAAAAACCACCAACTCCATAACACAATTAGCAACAAACTAACATCCCTGTCAACCATCTACAAATATTCCTGAATCCTATCGAAGTTTTTAAACctcaaaatggaaaaaaaaaaagagaaaagaaaaggctaaCCTCCTTCGTGCCCAATTCCACGGTCCATTCGTTGAGCGAGGACACATCCTTAATGAGCAAATTGTTGAGCAGAGTAATAGCAGTGGTGGTAGAAACGGGCATCACGGACAAGTCATCCATCACCATGTAAGTCACCACCTTCTTCACGTACCCTCCTCCAGCCTCCGCCCTCGCCTTCTCCGCCTCCCCAGCCACGAACTTCACCTCCACCGTCATCTCCTGACGGCAACACGGACACTGCGTCCCACGAACATCCGTGACGTAGCCAAATTCCCCACCGCAAAGATTCTGGCCGGCGCAAAACCCCCGACTGCTGGTTCCTGAGCAACGATAGTACTTTCTAGCCGGTCGGTCCGAGGACTTCTCGTTTTCGAGGAGTAGAGAGGTGAGGGGGAGAGTGGACGAGAAGATTTGGGGATTAAGGAGGGCATGGCGATCTTCGGCGGGGAGGATGAAGTAGGCGTCGTCGAGGGATTCGACGCTATCGCGAAGCTTGTCAATGGAGCCGGCTATGCGGTATTTGGAGAGGAGGCTGGCGACTGAGCCGATGGGGAGTTTGAGGAGATCGAAGAGGAAGTCGACTACGTCCTTGCCGGCCTCCGCGAAGAGGACGTGGTTGGAATGCTGGTCTACCATGAGCTTTAGCTTCAGCTTGGAGGCCTCTCCAGGGAAGGAGGGTGGCGCTTGTTCCATCATTGGTAGCTTGGAATGCTGGTCTACCTCGGAGGGTGGCAATGGTTCCATCATTTGCATGGTGCCGATGGAGGGAtgggggagggaggagggaagCCGATTTTAACGGGGTTTCGGCGAGCATCTTTGGGCGTCGTGTAGCTTTGCAATGAGAAAGGACAAAGCAAAGCATAATCAAgacaaaagaagaagacaagTTAATTTGGCTTGAGAATGGAACGCTATTGTCCGAGTCACCTGGAAGGCTGGAATTGTTCTTGCCTGAGAGTAGGTTCGAGAGATACTTCGGTTTTGTTACGTTACGAAGGAACGAGACTCCGCGTCACCGAGCAAGAGCAAGAGCAAAGCAAAGAATAATGTGGGGAGAGAATAATTGCTTGGGTACCGATTTTGCtactcttttccttttctttttttttcctgctgTCGGGCAAGTGGTGTTTGTATCATGTTGATTTCATCGAGATGCCAATTTTGGAGAAGTTGCCAGAAAATGCCGGACACTGGTTGTATTTTGAAAGCCTCGTTGCCGTGCCACATTCCCCAAGAGCAAgtataaaagttcttttatcaaTACACCAAATGCATCTTTCAGTGCCATCGGACTAGGAGGATTTGGAGGCAGTCGGAGTTTTCCAAAGCGCTTTGGTATCATGTGACGGCCTTTCTTCAGGTTATTTGCTGATTGGCGGGGGTCTTGCAGTTCAGACCGGAGGCAGTGCGGGCGACCTATATTGCCTATCAGATCTGGCTTGCAAGGAATGTATGGACTTTTGGAAAGAGATGCTCCTCCACCGGGGGTGCTGGTGGAGAGGGCGTGGTTGTTGGCGGTGGAGGCCTCTCAAGTCATCCGGTTGGATAGACCTTTGACTGCTCGGGATATCTGGGGCTCCTCATCTGCTCGTAGAACGTCTCgtttggtgtttttcacctgggagcctctactctcgagtttcctcaaggtcaactttgatggatgTGTCTTGCTGGCCGGCAGGAGGAAAGGTGTAGGCTTTGTTGTTAGGGGCCCGGATTCCAAGGTAATCGCAGCTGGGGGCTGCCAATTGTTCGACACCTCGGTGCTAGGGGCGGAGTTAAGAACGGCCTGGTCTGGATTGTGTTACGTTCGGCGTGCCTTGTAGAAAAGAGGGGTTCTTCTGGAGGGCGATTCTGCGATAGTTATCGGATGGATTCTGCAGGTTTCGGGAGGTTTGGCGATTACCTCCCACTTCTGAAAGATATTCGGGCCATGGTTAGGGATGGGATGGTGCTTCAGGCGAAACATGTGTTTAGAGAGGCCAATGAGGCCGCGGATTGGGTAGCGTCCTTTCTTGTCAACCACTCCGGGGACCACCTCTGAGTGGGAGAGGTGGAGTTGCTTAGTGCTCTCCGTGATGTTTTGCTTTTTAACTTTTTGGGCTGTATCTATACATGTTATGTATGATACTActgttttcagcaaaaaaaaaaaaagaagcatgcaCAAACTATAATTCCCAACAGTTTCATCCCTCTCCACCAAGTCTTGGCCCTACGGAAGATCCTCGAGTCCATAGCCCGAAGTGGTAATGGCAGCGAACCTCATATCTATTTTCGATCAATCTGTGCTTAGCACTGAGGTTAGGATTGCATAGAAGAGTATTTTCTATGTGAGAAAAGTGTTGAGCGCGGATCGTATTATTTTAGAAGAGGACTCAGCCATAGTGATCGAGTGGGTCCAGAAGTTGGGCGTGCATCAGGCGGGTTGCGACTAATACACGACATCTGCAGCCTCTTAGGAGAATGCACTTCTCACTGGGCTATCCATATCTTTCGAGAGGTTAACAGTGTGGTGGACTGGATGGCATCTTTTGCGGCTCACCATACTGATGCCTCGATATTGCCTTCGATGTATTTTCGCTTTCTCTCTGACTTTATGGGCTGCACTCACACACTCTTCGCCACAAGCTCTGCATGCAGCTTTCCACCCTGAGATCCCTCCAAGCCACGGGCCAGTATCCAGAAGGATTCCGACGGCGATGTGCCGGACCAGGCATATATTCATAGAATTCATAACAATATTCAGAACGAGCCGACCATAATTCTATAGGTTCTTAAAAACAAGCTCAGTAGGTTTTCTAGAAAAGTTTATAGCTCGGTCTTTTCTAGAAAATACTGTCAGTCGCACCAATATATATATCTCAGAACTTCACATCAGACAGTATAAACAAATCCATAAGAAATAATTAGGAAGCAAAAATCCTTCCGAAAGGGCAAATAACAGAACTAATTCTTTAAAATGAGCAAATGTAACCTTatttcaagaagaaaaaggtgcaTGAGACATTATAGCACAATTGCTACATTCGAATGATGACTGATCTATAGCTCATTAATTTGTGCTAGCTGATCGCAGGCTATATATGTTCCAGTGATGGGTCTATATATGGCGGATTTATACATGCTAATCTCAGGCAGACCAGCCATTTTTTAACGACTCTTTTGTGCCATTTTCTCTTGTGATCAGGTCATGCAATGCCAAACATCACAATTCAAGGAAACGCCATGAGAAATATGAAACTCAAGTTAGATGCTGAACCTTACATGGACGAGGAGCATCTGTTGACTGCTTGTACGT is from Phoenix dactylifera cultivar Barhee BC4 chromosome 18, palm_55x_up_171113_PBpolish2nd_filt_p, whole genome shotgun sequence and encodes:
- the LOC103724150 gene encoding protein GDAP2 homolog; protein product: MEEELLVQTFKVQGRDKLGRKLLRIVGKLFPAKIGEQAVKRYLEGRIFPELGSKPFCVVYFHTDVRRSENFPGISTIRFIYEAIPAAIRDNLEAVYFVHPGLCSRLFLAAFGRLLFSSELYGKVRYVSRVEYLWKRMRRGEMEVPAFVQEHDVELEDRPLMDYGLERDRHCSSLHDAPAMDVSARSMYSLRCIS
- the LOC103722938 gene encoding uncharacterized protein LOC103722938, with the translated sequence MQMMEPLPPSEVDQHSKLPMMEQAPPSFPGEASKLKLKLMVDQHSNHVLFAEAGKDVVDFLFDLLKLPIGSVASLLSKYRIAGSIDKLRDSVESLDDAYFILPAEDRHALLNPQIFSSTLPLTSLLLENEKSSDRPARKYYRCSGTSSRGFCAGQNLCGGEFGYVTDVRGTQCPCCRQEMTVEVKFVAGEAEKARAEAGGGYVKKVVTYMVMDDLSVMPVSTTTAITLLNNLLIKDVSSLNEWTVELGTKEGLDLLKASLRSTTVLTDVFLGKSEKGVPLD